One genomic region from Thermoleptolyngbya sichuanensis A183 encodes:
- a CDS encoding mannose-1-phosphate guanyltransferase: protein MRAVLMAGGSGTRLRPLTCDLPKPMVPILNRPIAEHIINLLRRHGITEIIATLHYLPDVMRDYFQDGSDFGVQMTYAVEEDEPLGTAGCVKNVADLLDETFLVISGDSITDINLSEAIAFHKKKGAKATLVLAHIANPLEFGVVITDEDGRIRRFLEKPSSSEIFSDTVNTGTYILEPEVLDYLPANEESDFSKDLFPLLLEKDLPLYGYAAEGYWCDVGHLDAYREAQYAALYRRVKLEFASEERSPNLWVGQNTHIDPTAQIDTPAIIGSNCRIGPRAAIAAGTIIGDNVTVGADADLKRPILWNGVTIGDEAHLRACVAARGTRVDRRAHVLEGAVIGSLSVIGEEALVNPDVRIWPSKRIEPGAILNMNLIWGHAAHRNLFGQRGVSGLANVDITPEFAVRLGAAFGSTLKPGSQVTVSRDQRNISRMVSRSLIAGLMSVGVHVQNLEATAIPVARAVAPSRNVAAGIHVRVHPERSDHILIEFFNHKGINLSKAQEKKIEGAYFKEDFRRAQIQEIGNVVTVHQASDIYCDSFERHLRLDAIRSHSSKVVIDYAYAVSGAVLPQMLSKFGCDAVVLNASLNPTVPSAQDREALLSQLGHVVEALKANFGVQVSANGEQLILVDEAGSPIRGELLTALMIHMVLTQHPRGSVVVPVNASSAAEQIARRHGGQILRTRANPTALMEACYTNPNVVLGGSGEMGFIFPQLHPGFDAMFCIAKMIEMLSLRSQDLASSAPRTLGQIRLDLPRVCHKMITVRCPWTAKGSLMRHLVETHPAQQLELIDGVKIFNPQHDSWILVLPDAGEPLVHLYADSVDRGWVDETLREYRAAVLAFVERDVGLDDHSSDWQMG from the coding sequence ATGCGAGCAGTGCTAATGGCAGGGGGTTCGGGCACACGGCTGCGGCCGCTGACCTGCGATTTGCCCAAACCAATGGTGCCCATTTTGAATCGCCCAATCGCCGAGCATATTATTAACCTGCTGCGGCGGCACGGGATTACGGAAATCATCGCCACGCTACACTATCTGCCTGACGTGATGCGGGATTACTTTCAGGACGGCAGCGATTTTGGCGTGCAGATGACCTATGCCGTGGAGGAAGACGAGCCGCTGGGAACGGCGGGCTGCGTCAAAAACGTGGCAGATCTGCTGGATGAAACTTTTCTGGTGATCAGCGGCGACAGCATTACGGATATTAACCTGAGCGAGGCGATCGCCTTTCACAAGAAAAAGGGCGCAAAGGCGACGCTGGTGCTGGCCCACATTGCCAACCCGCTAGAGTTTGGCGTGGTGATTACGGACGAAGACGGGCGCATCCGCCGATTTTTGGAAAAGCCCTCCAGCAGCGAAATTTTCTCCGACACAGTGAACACGGGCACTTATATCCTGGAGCCGGAGGTGCTGGACTACTTGCCCGCCAATGAGGAATCAGACTTTTCCAAGGATCTGTTTCCGCTGCTGCTGGAAAAGGATTTGCCCCTGTATGGCTATGCAGCGGAGGGCTATTGGTGCGATGTGGGGCATCTGGATGCCTACCGCGAGGCACAGTATGCGGCGCTCTATCGGCGCGTAAAGCTGGAGTTTGCCAGTGAAGAGCGATCGCCCAATCTCTGGGTAGGGCAAAACACCCACATCGACCCCACCGCCCAAATCGACACCCCTGCCATCATCGGCAGCAATTGCCGGATTGGCCCCAGAGCGGCGATCGCCGCAGGCACGATTATTGGCGACAACGTGACCGTCGGAGCCGATGCCGACCTGAAGCGCCCCATCCTCTGGAATGGCGTTACCATCGGCGACGAGGCCCACCTGCGGGCCTGCGTAGCCGCCAGAGGCACGCGGGTCGATCGCCGCGCCCATGTGCTGGAGGGCGCAGTTATCGGCTCCCTCTCGGTGATTGGCGAAGAGGCGCTGGTGAACCCAGACGTGCGGATCTGGCCCAGCAAGCGCATCGAGCCGGGGGCCATTCTCAACATGAACCTGATCTGGGGCCACGCCGCCCACCGCAACCTGTTTGGGCAGCGGGGCGTGTCGGGTCTGGCGAATGTAGACATCACGCCAGAATTTGCCGTGCGGCTGGGGGCGGCCTTTGGCTCGACGCTAAAGCCAGGAAGCCAAGTCACGGTATCTCGCGACCAGCGCAATATCTCTCGCATGGTGTCGCGATCGCTCATTGCCGGTCTAATGTCCGTCGGCGTGCATGTGCAAAACCTGGAGGCCACCGCGATTCCCGTGGCCCGCGCCGTCGCCCCCAGCCGCAACGTCGCCGCCGGAATCCACGTCCGCGTTCACCCAGAGCGCTCGGATCACATCCTGATCGAATTCTTCAACCACAAGGGCATCAATCTGTCCAAAGCCCAGGAAAAAAAGATCGAGGGAGCCTATTTCAAAGAAGACTTTCGCCGCGCCCAAATTCAGGAAATCGGCAACGTAGTGACGGTGCATCAAGCCAGCGATATCTATTGCGACAGCTTTGAGCGACACCTGCGGCTAGATGCGATTCGCAGCCACAGCTCCAAGGTAGTGATCGACTACGCCTATGCCGTGTCAGGCGCGGTGCTGCCGCAAATGCTGTCCAAATTTGGCTGCGACGCGGTGGTGCTAAACGCCAGCCTCAATCCCACCGTGCCCAGCGCCCAAGACCGAGAAGCGCTGCTGAGCCAGTTGGGTCATGTAGTCGAGGCGCTGAAAGCCAACTTCGGCGTGCAGGTGTCTGCCAATGGCGAGCAGTTGATTTTGGTAGACGAAGCAGGCAGCCCGATTCGCGGCGAGTTGCTGACGGCGCTGATGATTCACATGGTGCTGACGCAGCATCCGCGTGGCTCCGTGGTGGTGCCCGTGAATGCCTCCAGCGCTGCCGAACAAATCGCCCGTCGCCACGGCGGCCAGATCCTCCGCACCCGCGCCAACCCCACCGCCCTGATGGAAGCCTGCTACACCAATCCCAATGTGGTGCTGGGCGGCAGCGGCGAGATGGGCTTTATCTTTCCGCAACTGCATCCGGGGTTCGACGCGATGTTCTGCATTGCCAAGATGATCGAGATGCTGAGTTTGCGATCGCAAGACCTGGCCAGCAGCGCCCCCCGCACCCTCGGCCAGATTCGCCTCGACCTGCCCCGCGTCTGCCACAAAATGATTACCGTCCGCTGTCCCTGGACGGCCAAAGGGTCTCTCATGCGCCATTTGGTAGAAACGCACCCGGCGCAGCAGCTTGAGCTAATTGATGGTGTAAAAATCTTTAACCCGCAGCACGATAGCTGGATCTTGGTGCTGCCCGATGCGGGCGAACCGCTGGTGCATCTCTACGCCGACAGCGTGGATCGCGGCTGGGTGGATGAAACCCTGCGGGAATATCGCGCCGCCGTCCTTGCCTTCGTGGAGCGCGACGTGGGGCTAGATGACCATTCTAGCGACTGGCAAATGGGTTGA
- the purB gene encoding adenylosuccinate lyase, with protein MIERYTLPEMGSLWTDEYKFKTWLQVEIAVCEAQAELGYIPADAVETIKAKAQFDPKRILEIEAEVRHDVIAFLTNVNESVGDAGRYIHLGMTSSDVLDTALALQLVASLEVLQSHVDKLAQAIRFQAQQHRETVMIGRSHGIHAEPITFGFKLAGWLAEVLRGRDRLCQLHQEIAVGKISGAVGTYANLDPQIEAIACQKLGLQPDTASTQVISRDRHAQFFNVLALLAASIERFAVEIRNLQRTDVLEVEEFFSKGQKGSSAMPHKRNPIRSERLTGMARLIRGYAMTGLENVALWHERDISHSSVERVALPDACILTHFMLVEITDLVKNLQVYPENMQRNMNVYGGVVFSQRVMLTLVEKGLAREAAYAVVQSCAHQAWNTPDGDFHALIAADATVKSHLSPEEIEACFDPNHHLRNLDVIYQRLNI; from the coding sequence TTGATCGAGCGCTATACTTTGCCCGAAATGGGCAGTCTTTGGACGGACGAATATAAATTCAAGACGTGGCTCCAGGTGGAGATTGCAGTCTGCGAGGCGCAGGCGGAATTGGGCTATATTCCGGCAGACGCGGTGGAGACGATCAAGGCCAAGGCGCAGTTTGATCCAAAGCGAATTCTGGAAATCGAAGCAGAAGTGCGGCACGACGTGATTGCGTTTCTGACCAACGTGAATGAGTCCGTCGGCGACGCAGGGCGCTACATTCACCTGGGCATGACCAGTTCCGACGTGCTGGATACGGCGCTGGCGCTGCAACTGGTCGCCAGTCTAGAGGTGCTGCAATCCCACGTAGACAAGCTGGCCCAGGCCATTCGCTTTCAGGCGCAGCAGCATCGGGAAACGGTGATGATTGGGCGATCGCACGGCATTCATGCAGAACCCATTACCTTCGGCTTTAAGCTGGCGGGCTGGCTGGCGGAGGTGCTGCGTGGGCGCGATCGCCTCTGTCAGTTGCATCAAGAAATCGCCGTCGGCAAGATCTCTGGCGCAGTGGGCACCTACGCCAATCTCGATCCGCAAATCGAGGCGATCGCCTGCCAGAAGCTCGGTTTGCAGCCGGATACTGCCTCAACGCAGGTCATTTCGCGCGATCGCCATGCCCAGTTCTTCAACGTACTGGCACTCCTCGCCGCCTCCATCGAGCGCTTTGCAGTAGAAATCCGCAACCTCCAGCGCACCGACGTACTGGAAGTGGAAGAATTCTTCTCCAAAGGGCAAAAAGGCTCCTCCGCCATGCCCCACAAGCGCAACCCGATTCGCTCGGAACGGCTGACGGGGATGGCCCGCCTGATTCGCGGCTACGCCATGACGGGTCTAGAAAACGTGGCTCTCTGGCACGAACGCGACATTTCCCACAGTTCCGTCGAGCGCGTCGCGCTGCCCGATGCCTGCATCCTCACCCACTTCATGCTGGTGGAAATCACCGACTTGGTGAAAAATCTCCAGGTCTATCCCGAAAACATGCAGCGCAACATGAACGTCTACGGTGGCGTGGTCTTTAGCCAGCGGGTGATGCTGACGCTGGTAGAAAAGGGGCTGGCCCGCGAAGCCGCCTACGCCGTCGTGCAAAGCTGCGCCCACCAAGCCTGGAATACACCCGATGGGGATTTTCATGCGCTAATTGCCGCCGATGCCACGGTCAAATCCCACCTGTCCCCAGAAGAAATCGAAGCCTGCTTTGATCCCAACCACCACCTGAGAAATCTGGACGTGATCTACCAGCGGCTAAATATTTAG
- a CDS encoding helix-turn-helix domain-containing protein: MSGVLKIDIAETAEELKAVLEQQQRSSQRRKVQVLWWLKTGQAKSVEQLAQLSGCHRTTVSRWLSQYRQSGLEALVKVASRSGRPRAISGEVLASLERELQDPEGFSSYGAVQQWLAAVHGQPVPYKTVHKTVRYRLKAKLKVPRPVSKKQTPGACESVQQTLQPR, from the coding sequence ATGAGTGGAGTCCTCAAAATCGATATCGCTGAAACAGCAGAAGAACTAAAAGCCGTCTTGGAACAACAGCAACGGTCATCACAGCGCCGTAAAGTACAGGTGTTGTGGTGGTTAAAAACCGGACAAGCGAAGAGCGTTGAGCAGTTAGCCCAACTGAGCGGTTGCCATCGCACGACCGTGTCTCGTTGGCTGAGCCAGTATCGACAGAGTGGACTCGAAGCGTTGGTGAAGGTGGCATCTCGCAGTGGACGACCGCGAGCGATTAGCGGTGAAGTCCTGGCATCTTTGGAGCGGGAACTGCAAGATCCAGAAGGCTTTAGCAGTTATGGAGCAGTGCAGCAGTGGCTCGCAGCGGTACATGGTCAACCCGTCCCCTACAAGACGGTGCATAAGACGGTGCGCTATCGGCTCAAAGCGAAGCTCAAAGTGCCCCGTCCGGTGTCAAAGAAGCAGACTCCTGGGGCGTGCGAGTCCGTTCAGCAAACCTTGCAGCCCAGATAA
- a CDS encoding IS630 family transposase encodes MRQRYGGRIRYWCSDESRVGLLTVQHRKLTGFGVQPIGSVQWDFVYRWLYGLVEPLSGASWIVEFSHLDSSCFEAFLHSFAAQFPDDLHLIQVDNAAAHTAQTLTIPDNVILVFQPPYCPEVNPIERVWRELKRELAWVHFDDVCQLQHAISQWVCRLSAESLRSLTQWDWIVDALCVAGI; translated from the coding sequence TTGAGACAACGCTACGGGGGGCGAATCCGCTATTGGTGCAGCGATGAGAGCCGCGTCGGACTGCTGACGGTTCAACATCGCAAGTTGACGGGCTTTGGGGTGCAGCCGATTGGTTCAGTTCAATGGGACTTTGTGTATCGGTGGCTGTACGGTCTAGTGGAACCGCTGAGCGGTGCATCGTGGATAGTCGAGTTTTCTCATCTCGACAGTTCCTGTTTTGAGGCGTTTTTGCACAGCTTTGCGGCTCAGTTCCCCGATGATTTACATCTGATTCAGGTGGATAATGCCGCAGCCCATACGGCTCAGACCCTGACGATACCGGACAATGTCATCTTGGTGTTTCAGCCGCCTTATTGCCCTGAGGTCAATCCCATTGAGCGGGTCTGGCGGGAACTCAAGCGGGAGCTAGCTTGGGTTCACTTTGATGATGTTTGCCAACTCCAGCACGCCATCAGCCAGTGGGTTTGTCGCCTTTCGGCGGAGTCGCTGCGATCGCTGACTCAGTGGGATTGGATTGTCGATGCTCTATGTGTAGCGGGTATTTAG
- a CDS encoding phosphoketolase family protein, translated as MTATQMAPGFCEGIQYFGETLPGFETYGATPAIAEGARAIATPTDPAAVFQTLLYADALRYLTVQICGSKGSGHPGGFASQAEAYAALVMLGYKNIVTEVGHHAPGFYSAMFLDRSLEDMGITTVQQMRDRFRERHGLLGHLSGFIPGLLAPAGPLGQGQHFAMAGALLYPDTLFPFTIGDGGLGEPYIMSSFMHFHTAFPGSTNFLPVLVWNGFSQEHHSMVSLKTNEQMLAYWHGHGFDEVVLVDAKDFDDQDQSGDYVDSTAFSLKQRLAFTQSVLVGVDEAARSALSGKLTAFIIKQLKGAGVHARGAKSHNLYPKDTLDAPHIMDALKTRSLSPEAWAIVRTNCERAGGGPASKTVVTEFERPLPDLGPLPLEEYPVGGDPKVSTTAMGKLVGHVGTSDRTFLVTNADGNEASGIANINQALKIIHPTEDPLYNQAPTGQVYEPLSEDACAGLAVGLSLFGGRTLWCSYESFAINGLPIWQTVTQAMAELRRKTPATITLFTAGALEQGRNGWTHQRPEIEAYFAAMMRNGNVFPLFPPDANSVQACYEWALSQKNKGVVITASKSPLPIRTTFDQTRQALERGAIALHSSSGSKTVVFAVVGDMILSPVFDAAKLLEAQGLGVRIVSVVSPRRLYRPSDTLWDICSEPDGHFLDDAGFEHLFGGDALIGVTGGASAMLEPVMLRSTSKRDVFAWKRGETTASAGELMALNGITAEALAARAIALA; from the coding sequence ATGACGGCGACCCAGATGGCTCCGGGATTTTGTGAAGGGATTCAGTATTTTGGTGAAACGCTCCCAGGATTCGAGACCTACGGGGCTACACCTGCCATCGCTGAAGGGGCAAGGGCGATCGCCACGCCAACAGACCCCGCCGCTGTCTTCCAAACGCTGCTTTATGCCGACGCGCTGCGCTACCTGACGGTGCAAATCTGCGGCAGTAAAGGATCTGGACACCCCGGCGGCTTTGCCAGTCAGGCCGAAGCGTATGCCGCACTGGTGATGCTGGGCTACAAAAACATCGTGACGGAGGTGGGACACCACGCGCCAGGATTCTATAGCGCCATGTTCCTCGATCGCTCGCTGGAGGATATGGGCATTACCACGGTGCAGCAAATGCGCGATCGCTTCCGGGAGCGGCACGGACTGTTGGGCCACCTGTCTGGCTTTATTCCCGGTCTGCTGGCTCCGGCGGGGCCCTTGGGCCAGGGGCAGCATTTTGCAATGGCCGGGGCGTTGCTGTATCCCGACACGCTATTTCCCTTTACCATTGGCGATGGCGGGCTAGGCGAACCCTACATTATGAGTTCGTTTATGCACTTCCACACAGCCTTCCCTGGTTCTACCAACTTTTTGCCTGTGCTGGTGTGGAATGGCTTTTCGCAAGAACACCACAGCATGGTGTCGCTGAAGACCAACGAGCAAATGCTGGCCTACTGGCATGGGCACGGCTTTGACGAAGTGGTGCTGGTAGATGCGAAGGACTTCGATGATCAGGATCAGTCGGGAGATTATGTCGATAGCACGGCTTTCTCCTTGAAGCAGCGCCTCGCTTTTACCCAGAGCGTGCTGGTGGGTGTGGACGAAGCAGCCCGCTCTGCCCTCAGCGGCAAGCTGACCGCGTTTATCATCAAGCAGCTCAAGGGCGCAGGGGTTCATGCCCGTGGCGCAAAGTCCCACAATCTATACCCCAAAGACACGCTGGACGCGCCCCACATTATGGATGCGCTGAAGACGCGATCGCTCTCTCCTGAAGCTTGGGCAATCGTGCGGACGAACTGCGAGCGGGCGGGGGGCGGCCCCGCATCGAAAACAGTGGTCACCGAGTTTGAGCGTCCCCTGCCGGATTTGGGGCCGCTGCCGCTAGAGGAATATCCGGTAGGGGGCGACCCCAAGGTTTCGACTACGGCAATGGGCAAGCTGGTAGGGCATGTGGGAACGAGCGATCGCACGTTTCTGGTCACCAACGCCGACGGCAACGAGGCATCGGGCATCGCCAACATCAACCAGGCGCTAAAGATCATTCACCCCACCGAAGACCCGCTCTATAACCAGGCTCCCACGGGTCAGGTCTATGAGCCGCTGAGCGAAGATGCTTGTGCGGGTCTGGCAGTTGGGCTGTCGCTGTTCGGCGGGCGGACGCTGTGGTGTTCCTATGAATCGTTTGCCATTAACGGGTTGCCGATCTGGCAGACGGTAACGCAGGCGATGGCCGAGCTACGCCGCAAAACGCCCGCGACCATTACGCTGTTTACCGCAGGAGCGCTAGAGCAGGGGCGCAACGGCTGGACGCACCAGCGCCCAGAAATTGAGGCCTACTTTGCCGCCATGATGCGGAATGGGAATGTATTTCCGCTGTTTCCGCCCGATGCTAACAGCGTGCAGGCTTGCTACGAATGGGCGCTGTCGCAGAAAAACAAAGGTGTGGTGATTACCGCCAGCAAGTCGCCGCTGCCGATTCGCACGACGTTTGACCAGACGCGGCAGGCATTGGAACGGGGGGCGATCGCCCTTCATTCCAGCAGCGGCAGCAAGACCGTCGTGTTTGCGGTGGTAGGCGACATGATCCTTTCGCCCGTATTCGACGCAGCAAAGCTTTTAGAAGCCCAAGGCTTGGGGGTGCGGATCGTGTCGGTCGTCAGTCCCCGTCGCCTCTACCGCCCCAGCGATACCCTGTGGGACATCTGCTCCGAGCCAGATGGTCATTTCCTGGACGATGCTGGATTTGAACACCTGTTTGGCGGCGATGCGCTGATCGGCGTGACGGGTGGAGCCAGTGCCATGCTGGAGCCAGTGATGCTGCGCTCAACCAGCAAGCGCGATGTGTTTGCCTGGAAGCGAGGCGAAACCACCGCCAGCGCTGGGGAACTGATGGCGCTCAACGGCATTACGGCTGAAGCTCTGGCTGCACGGGCGATCGCGCTAGCCTAA
- a CDS encoding Uma2 family endonuclease: protein MQLLDDLATHWQIEDPEEQRLISNVSWAQYETLLAERGDSLAYRVNYLDGILEIVAPSRRHESRKTRIGTLLEIYFLEAEIEYFPTGSTTFRQAQQQVGLEPDESYCIGSEKEIPDLAIEVIITSGGMNRLERFRRLGISEVWFWQGDRFSIYHLREQVPESFLQTAGYELVQHSELLPELDVEFLNECVRNPSPLAAAKAFRQSVRQQMGLNEGDRPS, encoded by the coding sequence ATGCAACTCCTCGACGACCTGGCAACCCATTGGCAAATCGAAGATCCGGAAGAACAGCGGCTCATCTCCAACGTCTCCTGGGCGCAATATGAAACGCTGCTGGCAGAACGGGGCGACAGCCTCGCCTACCGGGTGAACTACTTAGATGGAATCTTAGAAATTGTGGCACCGAGCCGTCGGCATGAGTCAAGAAAAACCCGCATTGGTACGCTGCTGGAAATCTATTTTCTGGAAGCAGAAATTGAATATTTCCCCACAGGGTCTACCACCTTTCGCCAGGCACAGCAACAGGTTGGGCTAGAGCCAGACGAGAGCTATTGCATTGGCAGCGAAAAGGAGATTCCAGATTTGGCGATCGAAGTCATCATCACCAGCGGCGGGATGAACCGACTGGAACGGTTTCGGCGGCTGGGTATTTCAGAAGTCTGGTTTTGGCAGGGCGATCGCTTTTCGATCTACCATCTCCGCGAACAGGTTCCTGAATCATTTTTGCAAACGGCTGGCTATGAGCTAGTTCAGCACAGTGAATTGCTGCCTGAACTGGATGTGGAATTCCTGAATGAATGCGTCCGCAATCCCAGTCCGCTGGCAGCCGCGAAGGCATTTCGTCAGAGCGTGCGTCAGCAAATGGGACTGAACGAGGGCGATCGCCCATCTTAA
- a CDS encoding SIMPL domain-containing protein, translated as MKPNRLTRTAFGLSSAVLLAVGGLSLMPMNPDPVMANEVMTRVLTVTGTGNEFIPTTLSQVNLGVEVRGATAEAAQQDAARRSNAVVQLLRSRQVDKLQTTGINLTPVYNYNNNEQRLVGYTATNTVSFRVPTEQAGGLLDEAVKAGASRIDSVSFVASDEAIAQAQQVALREAVQQAQSQADTVLAALGLRRQEIVGVQINHASAPPPMPVLRQSMAMDSAAAAPTPVIGGEQEVQTTVTLQIRY; from the coding sequence ATGAAACCGAACAGACTGACGCGCACCGCCTTTGGGCTGAGTTCGGCGGTGCTGTTGGCGGTGGGTGGGCTGAGCCTGATGCCGATGAACCCCGATCCAGTGATGGCGAATGAAGTGATGACGCGCGTGTTGACGGTAACGGGAACAGGTAACGAGTTTATCCCCACCACGCTCAGCCAGGTCAACCTGGGGGTGGAAGTGCGGGGGGCAACCGCAGAAGCGGCCCAGCAGGACGCGGCGCGTCGGTCAAATGCAGTGGTGCAATTGCTGCGATCGCGCCAGGTTGATAAGCTGCAAACCACAGGCATCAACCTCACCCCGGTCTACAACTACAACAACAACGAGCAGCGGCTCGTGGGCTACACGGCCACGAACACCGTCAGCTTCCGTGTGCCGACCGAGCAGGCCGGCGGGCTGCTAGATGAAGCCGTAAAAGCGGGGGCCAGCCGCATCGACAGCGTGAGCTTTGTGGCCTCAGATGAGGCGATCGCCCAGGCCCAGCAGGTCGCTCTGCGCGAAGCCGTTCAGCAGGCCCAGTCCCAGGCGGATACTGTCCTGGCAGCACTGGGTCTGCGCCGTCAGGAAATTGTCGGTGTGCAGATCAACCACGCCTCTGCACCCCCACCGATGCCTGTGTTGCGCCAGTCTATGGCAATGGATTCTGCCGCTGCTGCGCCTACGCCTGTGATTGGTGGAGAACAAGAAGTGCAAACAACCGTCACGCTCCAGATCCGCTATTAG
- a CDS encoding YoaK family protein, protein MVATSRADGETFRLSSFLLSDGPAGFLLSWVAGFVDTSAFIILFGIFTAHVTGNIALAGSSFVASDEGSTVTRLLMLPIFMLTVAITSLVARFARGKKWPVFAVLLTLEAIALAVFLVVATSLSPSLLVDVQEDLIFPIAMAGVVAMAIQNALMKEAKGVFKSYIPTTVMTGNTTQITIDIVQYIVGKLTMHKNPQASQEVAEAVERMGRVFPVILGFALGGASAVYFVMVSETWWSLIIPLIIISVMAIAAFREHAQASSPA, encoded by the coding sequence ATGGTTGCGACTTCGAGGGCAGACGGTGAAACGTTTCGATTAAGTTCATTTTTGCTCAGCGACGGGCCCGCAGGGTTTCTGCTGAGTTGGGTGGCAGGGTTTGTAGATACCTCAGCATTTATTATTCTGTTTGGCATTTTCACCGCCCATGTCACAGGCAACATTGCGCTGGCAGGGTCGTCCTTTGTGGCATCGGACGAAGGCAGCACGGTGACGCGGCTGCTGATGCTGCCCATCTTTATGCTCACGGTGGCCATCACGTCACTGGTCGCTCGGTTTGCACGGGGCAAGAAGTGGCCGGTGTTTGCAGTGCTGCTGACCCTAGAGGCGATCGCCCTGGCGGTGTTTCTCGTCGTGGCGACGAGCCTCTCCCCCTCTCTGCTTGTAGACGTGCAGGAAGATCTAATTTTCCCCATCGCGATGGCCGGTGTGGTGGCAATGGCGATTCAAAACGCGCTGATGAAAGAAGCCAAAGGCGTATTTAAGAGCTACATTCCAACTACCGTGATGACGGGCAACACCACACAGATCACCATCGATATCGTGCAGTACATCGTAGGTAAGCTAACGATGCACAAAAACCCCCAGGCTAGCCAGGAGGTAGCCGAAGCGGTTGAGCGGATGGGCCGTGTTTTTCCTGTTATCCTAGGGTTTGCGCTGGGTGGCGCGTCGGCGGTTTATTTTGTCATGGTTTCCGAAACTTGGTGGAGTTTGATCATTCCGCTGATTATCATTTCTGTGATGGCGATCGCCGCTTTCAGGGAACATGCCCAAGCCTCTTCCCCTGCATAA